TCACCAAGACACTGATGGAGACCCGGAGAAGACTCGAGCAGGAGAGAGTCACCATGCAGGTGGCACCAGGGGAGTTCCGAAGGCCCAGGCTGGCCAGTTTTGGGGGCACGGGCTCCACAAGCTCCCTCCCCTCCTATGTGGGTTCGGGAAATTACAATCCTGCCATGCACCAGCTTCAGAATGGGTTTCAAGGCAACGGGGATTACAGCAGCTATGCCCCAGCTGCCCCTGCTACCTCCTCCATGGGAGGCTCCATCCGCCACAGCCCACTGAGCTCGGGGGTCTCCACACCGGTGACCAACGTGAGCCCCATGCACCTGCAGCACATTCGGGAGCAGATGGCCATCGCCCTGAAACGCCTGAAGGAGCTGGAGGAGCAGGTGCGAACCATCCCTGTGCTCCAGGTCAAGATCTCCGTCTTGCAAGAGGAGAAAAGGCAGCTGGCCTCACAGCTGAAAAGCCAGAGGGCTGCACCCCAGAACGACGTCTGCGGTCTGCGGAAGCGATCCTACAGTGCTGGGAATGCCTCCCAGCTGGAGCAGCTCTCCCAGGCCCGGAGGAGCCGCGGGGAGCTGTACATTGACTACGAGGAGGAAGAGATGGAGAACATGGAACAGAGCACACAAAGGCTGAAGGAGTTCCGGCAGCTCACGGCAGACATGCAGGCCCTGGAGCAAAAGATCCAGGACAGCAGCTATGAGGCCTCCTCAGGGCTCCGGGAGAATGGGGAGTGCCGGCCCCAAGAGAGGCGGTCTGTGGCCGTGGGTGCCGACGAGAACATGGAGGACATCGTTGTGTACCACAGGGGCTCGAGGTCCCAGAAGGATGTGGCTGTCGGGACAGTCGCTGAGACGAGGAATGCTGGGGTCAACGTGACAGAGGCCATGCTGGGAATTACCACGGAGGCTGACAAAGAAATTGAACTGCAGCAGCAGACCATAGACGCCTTAAAGGAGAAGATCTACCGCCTGGAGGTGCAGCTCAAAGAAACCACCCACGACCGGGAAATGACGAAACTGAAGCAAGAGCTGCAGGCCGCCGGGTCGAGGAAAAAAGTTGACAAAGCCATGATGGCCCAGCCTCTTGTCTTCAGCAAGATGGTGGAGGCCGTGGTGCAGACGAGGGACCACATGGCGGGCAGTCACGTGGACTTGGTGGACACTTGTGTCGGGACCGCTGTGCAAACACACAGCATAGGCGTCTCCTGCCAGCCTGATTGTAAGAGTACCATCGTGGGGCCCGAGCTGCCCATGAATCAGTGGCTTGTTAAGGAGAGGGTGGAAGTGCGTGATCAATGTACCGGGAGGTCTGTGGAGACGTGTGACCAGAGTGTGGGTGTGGACATCAGTGTCTGCGAGACAGGCAGCAACACAGAGGAGTCCGTGAACGACCTGACACTCCTCAAGATGAACTTGAGCCTCAAAGACGTGCGGTCTATCGGTTGTGGAGATTGTTCTGTAGATGTCACGGTCTGCTCACCGAAAGAGTGCACGTCCCGGAGTGTGAACACGGAGGCTGTTGGCCAGGTGGAAGCTGCCGTCATGGTGGTGCCTCATACTACAAGCCAGCACACCAGTACGGTTTTGGAACAGGTAGACCAGTTCACCAACACTGAGATGGTCACCTTAGTAGAATCCTGCACCAACACCGTCCTCAGCACTTCGGACAAGCAGACCGGCACCCAGACCGTGGAGATGCGGACAGTGGCCATAGGAGAAGGCCGTGTCAGGGACATCAACTCCTCCCCCAAGACGCGGTCCATTGGTGTTGGAACGTTGCTTTCCGGCAGTTCTGGGTTTGACAAGCCATCAGCTGTGAAGACCAAAGATTCAGGGGTGGGGCAGGTAAATATTAACGACAACTATCTGGTTGGTCTCAGAATGAGGAGCATAGCTTGTGGGCCCCCCCAGTTGACCGCGGGGCTGGCGGGCAGCAGGAGGAGCGTTGGCGTTGGGGATGAGCCTGTAGGGGAGTTGAGGGAGAACCCCCAGCCCCGGTCTCCCTCAGGAATGGTGGCTGGCTTGGACCACTACATCGAGCAAGTCCAGAAGCTGCTGGCCGAACAGCAGACACTGCTGGCTGAGAACTACAGTGAGCTGGCAGAAGCTTTTGGGGAGCCGCACTCACAGATTGGTTCCCTCAACTCACAGCTCATCAGCACCCTATCGTCCATCAATTCCGTCATGAAGTCGGCAAGTACCGAAGAGCTGAGGAGCTCTGGCTTCCAGAAGACCAGCCTGGGTAAAACCACAGGTAGGCTGCACGGTGTGACACCTAGGGGTGGGGAAGGGTGGGGACAGTATATTTCCAGGAGGTAAGGGTTTTTGTCAGGAAGTATTTTTTGGAACCGTGGAGAAAGCTTTAGAGCAGTAACCAGTAGAATGAAGACCAACAATCAAGATCTGTAAGCGACTCTTCTGATTCTCATTATCTGGGGGCTTCATCAGGCTCTAGCCGAGGGTTGGGGGCTGGAAGAAGAAAAGTCAGCTAGTGCCAGGTGGCTGAGAGGTGATCTTCTGCCCTGCTGGTTCGATGTGATGCTTTATTCTTTGTCTTCCGGTTATTGACTTGCTCACGTTACACAGAActgcctgaaaaaaaaatctacgcTGTACCCATTATCGTTGTTGAAGCTAATAGTGTCTCAGTCATTAGCTTCAATTTAAAAGACAAGCAGGGGTGAACAGGAATCTCAGTGAATAAGGGGAGGGAtgagaaagacaaaaataataagTGCCTATCCTatgtacaaggagccctggtggcgcagtggttaaaatgcttgaccaccaaccaaaaggcctgcagtttgaactaaccagccactccatgggagaaagatgtggcagtacgcttctgtaaaggttttccaccttggaaaccctatgaggcagtccttctctgtcctatagggacactgtgagtcgggatcgacttgacggcagcaggtttggtttggccttgttgttagctgctgtcgaaacggctctgacttatggcgacccatgttcaacagaaggaaacactgcccagtcctacgccatcttcaccatcactggtacgcgcaagtccactgttgtagccactgcgtattttgagtcccttccaacctaagagactcatcttccagcactatctcaGGCAGTGTTCTCCTGTGACCCATAGCGTTTTCATTGACAAGTTTTCAGAAGTgggatgccaggcctttcttcctagtcttagtctggaagctccactgaaatctatccacatgggtgaccctgctgctatttcaCATActagtggcataccttccagcataaCAGAAACATGGAAGcgaccacagtatgacagactgacagatgagtagtgggGAAGGTTTTATGATGTAGTTAATATTTTCTAGCAAGCCTCCCTAAAATTACACTTTCCTCGTTATCAGTTGTGCTGTGTCTCAATTGGTGATGCGTAAGATCACCGTAGGACTGGAGCCTGACCGCCTGGGCTCCAATCTTGGCTCTCCACCTCTGACTAAGCAGTGCGATCCAGGTCACTTTCTTTATACTTCCCTTGTACATACAACAGAAGTGTGAATAGCTCCCACCCCACGAGGTTTTATGTGAACTGCATGTGTTCATCTCTGGCCCTTCATGAGCACCAGTCATGTCTATTGTGATTGGTCGTGGTGGTAGCAGCTTGTCAAGTCTGGTTTCTTTTGTTAACATGCAAAATTGTTCGTAAGATATGAAAAac
This DNA window, taken from Loxodonta africana isolate mLoxAfr1 chromosome 9, mLoxAfr1.hap2, whole genome shotgun sequence, encodes the following:
- the KANK1 gene encoding KN motif and ankyrin repeat domain-containing protein 1 isoform X2, translating into MAHTSNMNGRALGKADDVLNGDHGKEQKDPYFVETPYGYQLDLDFLKYVDDIQKGNTIKKLNIQKRRKPSVPCSESRATPGHQGVWTSTESLSSSNSDDSKQCPSFLLARSQVTSTPIPRPPAPLETSPTFLTIPESRQLPPPSPQLPKHNLHVTKTLMETRRRLEQERVTMQVAPGEFRRPRLASFGGTGSTSSLPSYVGSGNYNPAMHQLQNGFQGNGDYSSYAPAAPATSSMGGSIRHSPLSSGVSTPVTNVSPMHLQHIREQMAIALKRLKELEEQVRTIPVLQVKISVLQEEKRQLASQLKSQRAAPQNDVCGLRKRSYSAGNASQLEQLSQARRSRGELYIDYEEEEMENMEQSTQRLKEFRQLTADMQALEQKIQDSSYEASSGLRENGECRPQERRSVAVGADENMEDIVVYHRGSRSQKDVAVGTVAETRNAGVNVTEAMLGITTEADKEIELQQQTIDALKEKIYRLEVQLKETTHDREMTKLKQELQAAGSRKKVDKAMMAQPLVFSKMVEAVVQTRDHMAGSHVDLVDTCVGTAVQTHSIGVSCQPDCKSTIVGPELPMNQWLVKERVEVRDQCTGRSVETCDQSVGVDISVCETGSNTEESVNDLTLLKMNLSLKDVRSIGCGDCSVDVTVCSPKECTSRSVNTEAVGQVEAAVMVVPHTTSQHTSTVLEQVDQFTNTEMVTLVESCTNTVLSTSDKQTGTQTVEMRTVAIGEGRVRDINSSPKTRSIGVGTLLSGSSGFDKPSAVKTKDSGVGQVNINDNYLVGLRMRSIACGPPQLTAGLAGSRRSVGVGDEPVGELRENPQPRSPSGMVAGLDHYIEQVQKLLAEQQTLLAENYSELAEAFGEPHSQIGSLNSQLISTLSSINSVMKSASTEELRSSGFQKTSLGKTTAYANNESTLKSIMKKKDGNRDSNGAKKNLQFVGINGGYETTSSDDSSSDESSSSESDDEGDVIECPPEEEEDEEDEDSQAMAEGHQAVNVEGFNSARVEAEMQVQECEPEKVEIRERYELSEKMLSACNLLKNNINDPKTLTSKDMRFCLNTLQHEWFRVSSQKSAVPAMVGDYIAAFEAISPDVLRHVINMADGNGNTALHYSVSHSNFEIVKLLLDADVCNVDHQNKAGYTPIMLAALAAVEAEKDMRVVEELFACGDVNAKASQAGQTALMLAVSHGRIDMVKGLLACGADVNVQDDEGSTALMCASEHGHVEIVKLLLAQPGCNGHLEDNDGSTALSIALEAGHKDIAVLLYAHVNFAKAQSPGTPRLGRKTSPGPTHRGSFD
- the KANK1 gene encoding KN motif and ankyrin repeat domain-containing protein 1 isoform X1; its protein translation is MAHTSNMNGRALGKADDVLNGDHGKEQKDPYFVETPYGYQLDLDFLKYVDDIQKGNTIKKLNIQKRRKPSVPCSESRATPGHQGVWTSTESLSSSNSDDSKQCPSFLLARSQVTSTPIPRPPAPLETSPTFLTIPESRQLPPPSPQLPKHNLHVTKTLMETRRRLEQERVTMQVAPGEFRRPRLASFGGTGSTSSLPSYVGSGNYNPAMHQLQNGFQGNGDYSSYAPAAPATSSMGGSIRHSPLSSGVSTPVTNVSPMHLQHIREQMAIALKRLKELEEQVRTIPVLQVKISVLQEEKRQLASQLKSQRAAPQNDVCGLRKRSYSAGNASQLEQLSQARRSRGELYIDYEEEEMENMEQSTQRLKEFRQLTADMQALEQKIQDSSYEASSGLRENGECRPQERRSVAVGADENMEDIVVYHRGSRSQKDVAVGTVAETRNAGVNVTEAMLGITTEADKEIELQQQTIDALKEKIYRLEVQLKETTHDREMTKLKQELQAAGSRKKVDKAMMAQPLVFSKMVEAVVQTRDHMAGSHVDLVDTCVGTAVQTHSIGVSCQPDCKSTIVGPELPMNQWLVKERVEVRDQCTGRSVETCDQSVGVDISVCETGSNTEESVNDLTLLKMNLSLKDVRSIGCGDCSVDVTVCSPKECTSRSVNTEAVGQVEAAVMVVPHTTSQHTSTVLEQVDQFTNTEMVTLVESCTNTVLSTSDKQTGTQTVEMRTVAIGEGRVRDINSSPKTRSIGVGTLLSGSSGFDKPSAVKTKDSGVGQVNINDNYLVGLRMRSIACGPPQLTAGLAGSRRSVGVGDEPVGELRENPQPRSPSGMVAGLDHYIEQVQKLLAEQQTLLAENYSELAEAFGEPHSQIGSLNSQLISTLSSINSVMKSASTEELRSSGFQKTSLGKTTGSNLQHACKCGALQPGMPLRNQMSLPEQEVGATEGKPMGGKDALPPQESTLSSVNLTDDQIAAGLYAYANNESTLKSIMKKKDGNRDSNGAKKNLQFVGINGGYETTSSDDSSSDESSSSESDDEGDVIECPPEEEEDEEDEDSQAMAEGHQAVNVEGFNSARVEAEMQVQECEPEKVEIRERYELSEKMLSACNLLKNNINDPKTLTSKDMRFCLNTLQHEWFRVSSQKSAVPAMVGDYIAAFEAISPDVLRHVINMADGNGNTALHYSVSHSNFEIVKLLLDADVCNVDHQNKAGYTPIMLAALAAVEAEKDMRVVEELFACGDVNAKASQAGQTALMLAVSHGRIDMVKGLLACGADVNVQDDEGSTALMCASEHGHVEIVKLLLAQPGCNGHLEDNDGSTALSIALEAGHKDIAVLLYAHVNFAKAQSPGTPRLGRKTSPGPTHRGSFD
- the KANK1 gene encoding KN motif and ankyrin repeat domain-containing protein 1 isoform X3; translation: METRRRLEQERVTMQVAPGEFRRPRLASFGGTGSTSSLPSYVGSGNYNPAMHQLQNGFQGNGDYSSYAPAAPATSSMGGSIRHSPLSSGVSTPVTNVSPMHLQHIREQMAIALKRLKELEEQVRTIPVLQVKISVLQEEKRQLASQLKSQRAAPQNDVCGLRKRSYSAGNASQLEQLSQARRSRGELYIDYEEEEMENMEQSTQRLKEFRQLTADMQALEQKIQDSSYEASSGLRENGECRPQERRSVAVGADENMEDIVVYHRGSRSQKDVAVGTVAETRNAGVNVTEAMLGITTEADKEIELQQQTIDALKEKIYRLEVQLKETTHDREMTKLKQELQAAGSRKKVDKAMMAQPLVFSKMVEAVVQTRDHMAGSHVDLVDTCVGTAVQTHSIGVSCQPDCKSTIVGPELPMNQWLVKERVEVRDQCTGRSVETCDQSVGVDISVCETGSNTEESVNDLTLLKMNLSLKDVRSIGCGDCSVDVTVCSPKECTSRSVNTEAVGQVEAAVMVVPHTTSQHTSTVLEQVDQFTNTEMVTLVESCTNTVLSTSDKQTGTQTVEMRTVAIGEGRVRDINSSPKTRSIGVGTLLSGSSGFDKPSAVKTKDSGVGQVNINDNYLVGLRMRSIACGPPQLTAGLAGSRRSVGVGDEPVGELRENPQPRSPSGMVAGLDHYIEQVQKLLAEQQTLLAENYSELAEAFGEPHSQIGSLNSQLISTLSSINSVMKSASTEELRSSGFQKTSLGKTTGSNLQHACKCGALQPGMPLRNQMSLPEQEVGATEGKPMGGKDALPPQESTLSSVNLTDDQIAAGLYAYANNESTLKSIMKKKDGNRDSNGAKKNLQFVGINGGYETTSSDDSSSDESSSSESDDEGDVIECPPEEEEDEEDEDSQAMAEGHQAVNVEGFNSARVEAEMQVQECEPEKVEIRERYELSEKMLSACNLLKNNINDPKTLTSKDMRFCLNTLQHEWFRVSSQKSAVPAMVGDYIAAFEAISPDVLRHVINMADGNGNTALHYSVSHSNFEIVKLLLDADVCNVDHQNKAGYTPIMLAALAAVEAEKDMRVVEELFACGDVNAKASQAGQTALMLAVSHGRIDMVKGLLACGADVNVQDDEGSTALMCASEHGHVEIVKLLLAQPGCNGHLEDNDGSTALSIALEAGHKDIAVLLYAHVNFAKAQSPGTPRLGRKTSPGPTHRGSFD